A window of Paenibacillus sp. 19GGS1-52 contains these coding sequences:
- the xerS gene encoding tyrosine recombinase XerS, with protein MSIQKISDRKNLELKMPHMPWFVQQFIDYKRPDLSPSTLLEYIRDYESFFGWLRGEGLTVATNNTELTLLDLETLHMDNIVGYRLYLTTRTVGTNTRVTVSRKLSALRSLFHYLSQIAEDENFYPLLKRNIMAKVEIKRLHKPKDTAAKLKGKILEDEELLEFVGYIYEGYGRDIEANKQAYYSFQLNRERDACIASLILNSGLRVSEVVNLNVDDVDVNNKLLYVTRKGNNDETFKTPVYFREQAKDDIALYLSLRQPRYKTPKREKALFIALPNGQQEGKRMTKRAIQEMIIKYAKRFGKPYLTVHKLRHSFATDYYLQNDIYKTKEQLGHASTETTEIYAHLTDKTMSEAIERRLEP; from the coding sequence ATGAGCATTCAAAAAATCAGCGACCGTAAAAATCTAGAATTAAAGATGCCACACATGCCTTGGTTTGTGCAGCAGTTTATAGACTACAAACGACCTGATCTATCCCCCTCTACACTGCTGGAGTATATTCGGGACTACGAGTCTTTTTTCGGCTGGCTGCGGGGTGAGGGCTTGACAGTAGCCACCAATAATACGGAGCTAACCCTCTTGGATCTCGAAACTCTGCATATGGACAATATTGTTGGGTACCGGCTGTATCTGACTACTCGTACGGTAGGAACGAACACGCGGGTGACTGTATCCCGCAAACTGTCTGCACTGCGCTCCTTGTTTCACTATTTGAGCCAGATTGCCGAGGATGAGAACTTCTACCCGCTGCTCAAACGCAACATTATGGCCAAGGTTGAAATCAAACGTCTACATAAGCCGAAGGATACTGCAGCTAAGCTAAAGGGAAAAATTCTGGAGGATGAGGAGCTACTGGAATTTGTAGGCTATATCTATGAAGGCTATGGGCGTGATATTGAAGCTAACAAACAAGCCTATTATTCCTTCCAGTTAAATCGTGAACGTGATGCCTGCATTGCCAGCCTGATTCTGAATTCCGGTCTCCGTGTCTCCGAGGTTGTCAATCTGAACGTAGATGATGTGGATGTCAACAATAAGCTTTTGTACGTCACCCGAAAAGGTAACAATGATGAAACGTTCAAGACCCCTGTTTATTTCCGGGAGCAAGCCAAGGATGATATCGCGCTGTATCTAAGTCTGCGTCAGCCACGTTATAAAACGCCAAAAAGGGAAAAAGCACTATTTATCGCTCTGCCTAACGGACAGCAGGAAGGTAAACGGATGACCAAACGGGCCATTCAGGAAATGATCATTAAATACGCCAAGCGTTTCGGCAAGCCCTATCTAACGGTGCACAAGCTTCGCCACTCTTTTGCAACCGATTATTATCTGCAGAATGATATCTATAAAACGAAAGAGCAGCTTGGACACGCTTCTACCGAGACTACTGAGATATATGCACATCTTACGGATAAAACGATGTCTGAAGCCATTGAACGACGCTTGGAGCCTTAG
- a CDS encoding dihydroorotate dehydrogenase: MTNMSASIGNVYFKNPIVMASGTFGFGREYGNLYDLSCLGGISGKGLTLHPKAGNPGTRVYETASGMLNSVGLENPGIAAFLEKECPHWETLDTARIVNLGGNTLQDYVTGAEMIQQDADARERSGNVAVDMIELNISCPNVKEGGIAFGVKTVAAQEVVRAVRRATKLPLAVKLSPNAEDIAVMAQMCQEEGADAVSLINTISGMKIDVRRRSSVFNNLYAGLSGPAIKPVALRMVHQVAQRVTIPIIGMGGITSATDIIEFIMAGATVIQVGTYNFMNLRAGSTLVEELEQFMIQESISSLDEIRGII, from the coding sequence ATGACTAATATGAGCGCAAGCATTGGTAATGTGTATTTCAAAAATCCGATTGTGATGGCCTCCGGAACTTTCGGCTTTGGCCGGGAATATGGCAACCTCTATGATTTATCCTGTCTAGGCGGAATTTCCGGAAAAGGTCTTACACTTCACCCTAAAGCTGGAAATCCTGGAACCCGTGTATATGAAACAGCTTCAGGTATGTTGAACAGCGTTGGACTTGAGAATCCGGGGATCGCTGCATTTTTGGAAAAAGAATGCCCACACTGGGAGACACTCGACACAGCGCGCATCGTTAATCTGGGCGGAAATACCCTTCAGGATTATGTCACGGGAGCAGAGATGATTCAGCAAGATGCGGATGCTCGTGAACGCTCAGGCAACGTTGCAGTTGATATGATCGAGCTCAATATTTCCTGCCCTAATGTAAAGGAAGGCGGAATCGCATTTGGTGTTAAGACCGTTGCTGCACAAGAGGTAGTTCGTGCTGTGAGACGAGCTACGAAGCTGCCGCTTGCCGTGAAGCTTTCTCCAAACGCAGAGGATATTGCTGTGATGGCCCAGATGTGTCAGGAGGAGGGTGCTGACGCAGTTTCACTCATTAATACAATCTCCGGTATGAAGATTGATGTCCGCCGGCGCAGCAGCGTTTTTAATAATCTGTATGCTGGATTATCTGGACCGGCGATTAAACCAGTGGCCTTGCGTATGGTGCATCAGGTTGCACAGCGAGTTACCATTCCGATCATCGGAATGGGTGGAATTACCTCTGCTACAGATATTATTGAATTTATTATGGCCGGAGCGACGGTTATTCAAGTAGGAACCTATAATTTTATGAATCTGCGGGCAGGCAGCACGCTAGTTGAAGAGCTGGAGCAGTTTATGATTCAAGAAAGCATCAGCTCATTGGACGAAATTCGCGGAATCATCTAA
- a CDS encoding DUF4178 domain-containing protein: MSIWKRIGNLFSKPAAPGVTKSMLNLAPGDICEVSLASYEVTGRTHTNGRNAVVLTLRDGSQIAYLHIEERERLRYALYRAIDGRLDDPAEVPTTLQLDDYTYFLEEEYEGYAEVVGQTPFMNGGEQHVWQYQSDDSRLLRVEWQNGRFMLYEGETVIPADVKVIRAS, translated from the coding sequence TTGAGTATATGGAAACGTATTGGAAATCTATTTTCCAAGCCTGCGGCTCCAGGTGTAACAAAGAGCATGCTAAATCTGGCTCCTGGAGACATTTGTGAGGTGTCGCTTGCTTCGTATGAGGTCACCGGACGGACCCATACGAATGGACGCAATGCGGTGGTTCTAACCCTGCGTGATGGAAGTCAGATCGCCTATTTGCATATTGAGGAGCGGGAGCGGCTGCGATATGCATTATATCGAGCGATCGACGGGCGGCTAGATGATCCGGCAGAGGTGCCGACTACGCTGCAATTGGATGATTATACTTATTTCCTTGAGGAAGAATACGAAGGTTATGCTGAGGTAGTCGGTCAAACTCCTTTCATGAATGGTGGGGAGCAGCATGTATGGCAGTATCAGTCAGATGATTCCCGCCTCCTCAGGGTAGAATGGCAGAATGGACGATTTATGCTGTATGAAGGTGAGACGGTCATTCCAGCGGATGTAAAAGTCATCCGTGCTTCTTGA
- a CDS encoding PspA/IM30 family protein, whose amino-acid sequence MSIFKRLRDLTMSNVNAIIDKAEDPIKMTDQYIRDMAEDLEDAEKAVAAQIAIEKKFKQLYEEQEALVTKRNQQAHAAAQAGNADLARRALEEKKSAEVKLVEYKSSFDQNKASADNLRGKLDEMRKQLTQMKNKRETLVARFNAAKAQTEINKAMSGFSSDSASAGLKRMEDKMLQAEAQAEASNEMSSSNKSLDDEFEKLNKDQGVEDELAALMKQYDKQ is encoded by the coding sequence ATGTCTATATTTAAAAGATTGCGCGATTTAACAATGTCCAATGTGAATGCCATTATTGACAAAGCGGAAGACCCAATAAAAATGACCGATCAGTACATCCGCGATATGGCAGAGGATTTAGAAGATGCTGAGAAAGCAGTAGCTGCTCAAATCGCTATTGAGAAGAAATTCAAGCAGCTCTATGAAGAACAGGAGGCTCTTGTTACTAAGCGCAACCAGCAGGCACATGCTGCTGCTCAGGCTGGTAATGCCGACCTTGCCCGTCGCGCACTCGAAGAGAAGAAGTCTGCTGAAGTAAAGCTCGTTGAGTACAAGAGCAGCTTTGACCAGAACAAAGCGTCTGCAGATAATCTGCGTGGTAAACTGGATGAAATGCGTAAACAGCTTACTCAGATGAAGAACAAACGTGAGACCCTTGTGGCGCGCTTCAACGCAGCCAAGGCCCAAACTGAAATTAATAAAGCGATGAGCGGATTTAGCTCCGATTCTGCATCGGCAGGACTTAAACGTATGGAAGACAAAATGCTGCAGGCCGAAGCCCAGGCTGAAGCGAGCAACGAAATGAGCTCTAGCAATAAGTCGCTGGATGATGAATTTGAGAAGCTGAATAAGGATCAGGGAGTCGAAGACGAACTGGCCGCACTGATGAAGCAATACGACAAACAATAA
- a CDS encoding AbrB family transcriptional regulator, producing the protein MATTLTSTRNPVKIAFTLLCALAGGALFMLLHLPIPWLLGPMIATLVGSNIGKKYYVWPNSLRNTGMIIVGYTIGLSLTASALREMARQLPSMLLMNVLLLLFCAGIALVVSKISGINYKTILLGSIPGGLTQMLILAEETEDINLTVVTVIQVIRLMMIIVCVPLLIFSPVFGNSSGMTDVTPLLTGTAATWTGLFPNMILFAIACTICGILGQKIKFPTAYLLGPAIITAIIQISGIHGPALPFSIINAAQLMIGVFVGLLLDPRKLSNKLQTISLAIGSGIVLIAGSYGLSLLFSYIVAVSGSTALLSLAPGGMDQMSLIAHEVHADLSTVAGYQLFRTFFIFFAVPPLFKMIFGIKKTQTSPSR; encoded by the coding sequence ATGGCGACTACATTAACTTCAACCCGAAATCCTGTTAAAATCGCCTTCACCTTGCTCTGCGCACTGGCTGGAGGTGCCTTATTCATGCTTCTGCACCTGCCTATTCCTTGGCTGCTCGGACCCATGATTGCCACATTAGTAGGCTCTAATATTGGCAAAAAGTATTATGTGTGGCCAAATTCGCTTAGAAATACAGGAATGATTATTGTAGGTTATACCATAGGCTTGTCACTTACAGCCTCAGCGCTGAGGGAGATGGCCAGGCAGTTACCTTCCATGCTGCTCATGAACGTTCTATTGCTGTTGTTCTGTGCAGGCATTGCGCTTGTAGTATCCAAAATATCAGGAATAAATTACAAAACAATTCTGCTAGGCAGTATTCCCGGTGGATTGACGCAGATGCTCATCTTAGCAGAAGAAACTGAGGATATTAATCTTACCGTTGTGACCGTTATTCAGGTTATTCGGCTGATGATGATCATCGTGTGTGTACCCTTATTAATATTCAGTCCGGTATTCGGCAACAGTAGTGGAATGACGGATGTTACGCCATTACTAACAGGAACAGCGGCCACTTGGACAGGCTTATTTCCGAATATGATTCTTTTTGCGATTGCTTGCACGATTTGCGGGATACTGGGCCAAAAAATAAAATTTCCCACAGCCTATTTACTGGGTCCGGCTATTATTACGGCCATTATACAAATAAGCGGTATACATGGCCCTGCACTTCCGTTCTCCATCATTAATGCCGCTCAGCTGATGATCGGAGTCTTCGTTGGGTTGTTGCTTGATCCTCGCAAACTGTCCAATAAGCTTCAGACCATATCTCTGGCCATTGGCAGCGGGATCGTACTCATTGCAGGTTCGTATGGGCTTAGCTTACTATTCTCCTACATTGTAGCTGTTTCAGGTTCAACGGCATTACTAAGTTTAGCACCTGGAGGAATGGACCAAATGAGTTTGATTGCCCATGAAGTTCATGCAGATTTGTCTACGGTAGCTGGTTATCAATTATTTCGTACGTTTTTCATTTTCTTTGCGGTCCCGCCGTTGTTTAAGATGATATTTGGCATCAAAAAAACACAGACATCTCCATCTAGATAA
- a CDS encoding beta-1,6-N-acetylglucosaminyltransferase has translation MRNFKMAYVILCHKNPEQINMLINSLNDEFVEFFLHVDKKSNIEHEILHQNNIHFVEQRINVHWGHYSQIECILKCFALIQEHGVFNYIHVISGQDLPLVSNGIIVDFFKENQGKQYVKHVELPNESEMWGCFYRVSVYYPKFILSRQKQVTALRNRYINLIMSVPKLKRNLNLLPDKLYKGSNWMSITGECMNYILEFTKNNPGYVEFYRHSFCGDEIFFHSIILNSHFKEQVVNEVKRYTDWTSGPEFPRTLTVEDTERIQNKGTECFWGRKFDLDVDRTIIRKILQKV, from the coding sequence TTGCGAAATTTCAAAATGGCATATGTAATCCTTTGTCATAAGAATCCTGAACAGATAAATATGTTAATCAACAGCTTAAATGATGAGTTTGTTGAATTTTTTCTGCATGTGGACAAAAAAAGCAATATCGAGCATGAAATTTTACATCAAAACAATATTCATTTTGTGGAGCAGCGTATTAATGTGCATTGGGGGCATTATAGCCAGATTGAATGTATTCTGAAATGTTTTGCATTGATCCAAGAACATGGAGTATTTAACTATATACACGTCATTAGTGGACAGGATTTACCTCTCGTATCCAATGGGATTATTGTAGATTTTTTCAAGGAAAACCAGGGAAAACAGTATGTTAAGCATGTGGAATTACCGAATGAATCGGAAATGTGGGGATGTTTTTACAGAGTATCCGTATATTATCCGAAATTCATATTATCACGGCAGAAGCAGGTTACCGCACTGAGAAATCGCTATATCAATTTGATCATGTCGGTACCCAAGCTGAAGAGAAACTTAAACCTCTTGCCGGACAAGCTGTATAAAGGTTCAAATTGGATGTCAATTACTGGAGAGTGTATGAATTATATTCTGGAATTCACTAAGAATAACCCTGGATATGTGGAATTCTATAGACATTCCTTTTGTGGAGATGAAATCTTTTTTCATTCCATTATTCTGAATAGCCACTTTAAAGAGCAGGTAGTGAATGAAGTGAAAAGATACACGGACTGGACATCAGGACCGGAATTTCCCAGAACCTTGACGGTGGAGGACACTGAACGGATTCAGAATAAAGGAACAGAATGCTTCTGGGGACGGAAGTTTGATCTTGATGTGGATAGAACAATTATTAGGAAAATCTTGCAAAAGGTTTGA
- the glp gene encoding gephyrin-like molybdotransferase Glp, with amino-acid sequence MNGNQEPADHKFQRRALQVKEAQARITEVAKVLEYEDVALTQSCGRYLAETVFAPHPFPAFNRSGMDGFALQAADIKNCGNGIRVWLEIVDNIPCGAVSIVEITSGTAARIMTGAQVPEGADTVVMLEVTETRVTKGITYVGFSKKQDAKRNITPRGQELSQGDLVLSAGSLISAGEIAVLAAFGMHTVKVHRRPKVGIFATGTELLEVHEPLQPGKIRNSNSPMLEALVREAGGEPIMLGAIVDDLELARGKLKQALESYDFVITTGGVSVGDYDIMGDLVREQSGDMLFNKVTMRPGSVTTAAVREGKLLLALSGNPGACFVGFQLFARPVICLMQGASQPFLPEWTATLGTDYLKVNNYTRFVRARLEIREGSLYAFPATLDESSVMVTIKDSDCLIIVPPEERGLSAGAKVLVLKLPGEIRG; translated from the coding sequence ATGAATGGAAATCAGGAACCAGCAGATCATAAATTTCAGCGAAGAGCACTTCAAGTTAAAGAGGCACAAGCCAGAATAACAGAGGTTGCCAAAGTACTTGAATATGAGGATGTGGCCCTTACTCAAAGCTGCGGGCGTTATTTGGCAGAGACGGTGTTCGCACCCCACCCTTTTCCAGCTTTTAACCGTTCAGGCATGGACGGTTTTGCCTTACAAGCGGCAGATATAAAGAACTGTGGGAACGGAATTCGCGTTTGGCTAGAAATCGTGGACAATATACCATGTGGTGCTGTATCTATAGTTGAGATCACATCGGGTACAGCTGCCAGAATTATGACGGGAGCACAGGTGCCTGAAGGTGCAGATACCGTTGTTATGCTGGAAGTTACGGAGACTCGTGTAACTAAGGGAATTACATATGTTGGATTTAGTAAAAAACAGGACGCCAAACGCAACATTACGCCCCGCGGTCAGGAGCTAAGCCAGGGTGATCTTGTACTCTCTGCTGGCAGCCTGATCTCAGCTGGTGAGATTGCTGTTCTGGCAGCCTTTGGCATGCATACCGTGAAGGTGCACAGACGGCCAAAGGTTGGTATTTTTGCAACCGGTACTGAACTGTTGGAGGTGCATGAACCGCTGCAGCCTGGCAAAATCCGCAATAGCAACTCCCCTATGCTGGAAGCCCTAGTGCGTGAGGCTGGAGGGGAGCCAATCATGCTTGGAGCGATTGTGGATGACTTGGAGCTGGCTCGAGGTAAACTGAAGCAGGCACTGGAGAGCTATGATTTTGTGATCACTACAGGCGGCGTTTCAGTTGGGGATTATGATATTATGGGTGATTTGGTGCGCGAGCAAAGTGGGGACATGCTATTTAACAAGGTGACAATGCGTCCGGGAAGTGTAACTACTGCTGCTGTGCGCGAAGGTAAGCTGTTGCTAGCATTATCTGGAAATCCTGGAGCCTGCTTTGTCGGCTTTCAATTGTTCGCCCGTCCAGTAATCTGCCTGATGCAAGGCGCATCACAGCCTTTTCTGCCGGAATGGACCGCAACGCTTGGAACGGATTATCTCAAAGTGAATAACTATACCCGGTTTGTGCGTGCACGGCTGGAGATCCGTGAGGGGAGTTTGTATGCCTTTCCGGCTACACTGGATGAATCTTCGGTGATGGTGACGATCAAAGATAGTGATTGTCTGATTATTGTACCACCTGAAGAGCGGGGATTATCTGCTGGTGCGAAGGTATTAGTACTTAAGCTGCCCGGAGAAATACGAGGCTGA
- a CDS encoding Rrf2 family transcriptional regulator: protein MAELKRFGYGLQALVVLASRSGQYSSTEIAELINGEATALRKILSRLTDAGFIEVSQGRGGGYTLARRPEDITLAEVYRSLQDDGAQWERMLDTTGNNFFGKKVRESFVQIITDIHTQVDHVLLSYTIADLME from the coding sequence ATGGCGGAACTAAAACGATTCGGATACGGTCTGCAGGCATTAGTTGTGCTGGCTTCACGTTCTGGACAATATTCCAGTACAGAAATCGCTGAGCTTATTAACGGTGAGGCGACGGCTCTTCGCAAAATCCTTTCCAGACTTACGGATGCCGGATTTATTGAAGTGAGTCAGGGTAGAGGGGGCGGGTATACGTTAGCCAGAAGACCGGAGGATATTACTTTAGCGGAGGTCTACCGTTCACTACAGGATGATGGGGCACAGTGGGAGCGGATGCTCGATACAACTGGCAACAATTTTTTTGGTAAGAAGGTGCGTGAATCCTTTGTGCAGATCATTACGGATATTCATACACAGGTAGATCATGTATTGCTTTCATATACGATTGCGGATCTAATGGAGTGA
- a CDS encoding TetR/AcrR family transcriptional regulator yields MTKEERQEREREEMRILILETAGQLIAEGGIGKLSIRKIADKIEYSPGIIYHYFQGKEDIIEQVLQKGYLDMVSGLNSGQAREQIDQSPEALLKQSLRQFIRMSLSEGSQYRNVMLNDSPAVLSHTAVLFKGAAQDRQALGMLCQCLRQFEQMSTRDDIYVERTAQVIWSAAFGLILRITVEKDLPEEQREALITHYLEAMLAVATK; encoded by the coding sequence ATGACCAAAGAAGAAAGGCAAGAGCGAGAACGAGAGGAAATGCGGATATTGATTCTCGAAACGGCCGGCCAATTGATTGCTGAGGGAGGGATAGGGAAACTGTCCATCCGCAAAATTGCCGACAAAATAGAGTACTCCCCAGGGATCATCTATCATTATTTCCAGGGCAAAGAGGATATTATCGAGCAGGTGCTGCAAAAAGGCTACCTTGATATGGTATCCGGATTGAATTCAGGGCAAGCTCGTGAGCAAATAGATCAATCACCTGAGGCGCTATTGAAACAATCTTTACGACAATTCATCAGGATGTCATTATCTGAAGGATCACAATACCGGAATGTGATGCTTAATGACTCCCCTGCTGTTTTGAGTCACACGGCAGTGCTCTTCAAGGGCGCTGCGCAGGATCGACAAGCATTAGGGATGCTCTGCCAATGTCTTCGTCAATTTGAGCAGATGTCCACCCGTGATGACATTTATGTTGAACGGACGGCACAGGTGATCTGGAGTGCAGCGTTTGGACTGATTTTGCGGATAACTGTAGAGAAGGATTTGCCGGAGGAGCAGAGAGAGGCATTGATCACTCACTATCTGGAGGCTATGCTTGCTGTTGCTACGAAGTAA
- a CDS encoding GNAT family N-acetyltransferase translates to MELGIELVPKERKQIISRLMQFYLYDFSRYLDLHVDQDGAYPAYPGLEAYWSSGINKCPYVFRVEGEIAGFALVDRLLRNPEGQYYMTEFFVLQKYRRSGIGTWAAHKLFDMYPGDWKVSQIRANTPARTFWHRVIEDYTGGTFEERFNPKLGNPSQYFSTLSINKVK, encoded by the coding sequence ATGGAGCTTGGGATTGAACTGGTTCCCAAAGAGCGGAAGCAGATAATCAGCAGACTGATGCAGTTCTATTTGTATGATTTTAGTCGTTATCTGGATCTTCATGTAGATCAAGATGGGGCCTATCCAGCGTATCCCGGACTTGAAGCCTACTGGAGCAGTGGGATTAATAAATGTCCATACGTTTTTAGAGTTGAGGGTGAAATTGCCGGGTTCGCGCTCGTTGACCGCTTGCTGCGCAATCCGGAAGGACAATATTATATGACGGAATTTTTTGTGCTGCAGAAATACCGTAGAAGCGGTATAGGCACATGGGCTGCGCACAAGCTTTTTGATATGTATCCAGGAGACTGGAAAGTTTCGCAGATTCGTGCGAATACACCTGCTCGTACTTTTTGGCATCGTGTTATTGAAGACTATACGGGTGGGACCTTCGAAGAGCGCTTTAATCCAAAGTTGGGTAATCCGAGTCAGTACTTTAGTACTTTAAGCATCAATAAAGTCAAATAA
- a CDS encoding DUF350 domain-containing protein: MDLHVLVSMVVWTVSSAVLLFVLMYVDSLFTRYNDLEELKAGNMAVTTRFVLKLLAQAYILSSSISAASSLGEALLVSVVSFLLLFALEKTVHLLLGKWGKIELDHGTQLGKIGYGLLSGSLHIVGALLISAFL, translated from the coding sequence ATGGATCTCCATGTCCTGGTATCCATGGTCGTATGGACGGTAAGCAGCGCTGTGCTGCTGTTTGTACTGATGTACGTGGATTCACTGTTTACCCGATATAATGATTTAGAAGAGCTAAAGGCAGGCAATATGGCGGTTACTACTAGGTTTGTGCTGAAGCTCTTAGCGCAAGCCTATATATTATCCTCATCTATTTCTGCCGCAAGCAGTCTGGGAGAAGCGCTGCTTGTCTCCGTGGTTTCCTTTCTGCTTCTATTTGCTCTAGAAAAAACAGTTCACCTCTTGCTTGGAAAATGGGGAAAGATTGAGCTGGATCACGGGACTCAGCTTGGCAAAATAGGTTATGGATTATTATCTGGCTCATTGCATATCGTAGGAGCTTTATTAATTTCGGCTTTTTTGTAA
- the mobB gene encoding molybdopterin-guanine dinucleotide biosynthesis protein B: protein MNRSKNNPVRSRSGHRRRYQRSRHQVSQPAVTSQPAVLQIVGYKNRGKTTLICALIPLLQEKGYTVAVIKHDAHSFEIDHEGTDTFRQRAAGASAVAITGGERTVRIEEYGSSLAELIASFASYDFILVEGFKNVAYPKIVLIQQEDDLELLKELNNVWATAVWAPMNNAITFLPPTGFIQYDINDVPTIAGDMCQQRYYFQNFII from the coding sequence ATGAACCGCAGCAAAAACAACCCAGTACGCAGCAGGAGCGGCCATCGTCGTAGATACCAGAGATCTCGGCACCAAGTAAGCCAACCCGCTGTTACAAGCCAACCTGCGGTTCTTCAGATTGTTGGTTACAAAAACAGAGGCAAAACTACGCTAATCTGTGCGCTTATTCCGCTGCTACAGGAGAAAGGCTACACAGTAGCCGTTATTAAACATGATGCTCACAGCTTTGAAATCGATCATGAGGGTACGGATACCTTTCGGCAGAGAGCGGCGGGAGCATCAGCGGTTGCTATTACAGGGGGAGAAAGGACTGTTCGGATCGAAGAGTATGGCAGCAGTTTAGCAGAACTGATAGCCTCTTTTGCCAGCTACGATTTCATATTAGTTGAGGGCTTCAAGAACGTAGCCTATCCCAAAATTGTACTGATTCAACAAGAAGACGATCTAGAGCTGCTGAAAGAGTTGAATAACGTGTGGGCAACGGCTGTCTGGGCACCAATGAATAATGCGATAACCTTTCTGCCCCCAACGGGCTTCATTCAATATGACATCAACGATGTTCCAACGATTGCGGGCGATATGTGCCAACAACGCTATTATTTTCAAAATTTCATCATATGA
- a CDS encoding MBL fold metallo-hydrolase, with translation MKIKWFGQSAFLLTSQQGTVILIDPFGRRFLGYRIPELRADIVAVTHDHRDHNQVQVVQGQVELVNQPEHYSIKDIDIQGTPTFHDNVGGAKRGNNIVFVFTVDGLRICHTGDLGHILTDEQVESIGKVDVLMLPVGGKGSTLDGVGATEVMRQLQPTIAIPMHYSTKALGLLGRILFDREDKFLKVAGYPGTEVKELNISQDSLEDYRGVVTFQYK, from the coding sequence ATGAAAATTAAATGGTTTGGGCAATCGGCATTTCTGCTTACTTCACAACAGGGTACAGTGATCTTAATTGATCCGTTTGGAAGACGTTTTCTAGGATATCGTATACCTGAGCTTCGGGCGGATATTGTTGCTGTGACGCATGATCACCGTGACCACAATCAAGTTCAGGTAGTTCAAGGCCAGGTCGAGCTGGTGAATCAGCCAGAACACTACTCTATTAAAGATATAGATATTCAAGGAACTCCAACCTTTCACGATAATGTAGGGGGAGCGAAGAGAGGCAACAATATTGTTTTTGTATTCACCGTGGATGGGCTGAGAATCTGCCATACCGGTGATTTGGGGCATATTCTGACCGACGAGCAGGTAGAGAGTATTGGTAAAGTGGATGTTCTTATGCTGCCTGTAGGAGGCAAGGGAAGTACCCTTGATGGAGTCGGAGCGACAGAGGTGATGCGGCAGCTGCAGCCGACGATTGCAATACCTATGCATTACAGTACAAAAGCCTTAGGCCTCTTGGGCAGGATACTTTTTGACCGTGAAGATAAGTTTCTAAAAGTCGCCGGTTATCCTGGTACAGAGGTTAAAGAATTAAATATCTCCCAAGATTCACTTGAGGACTACCGAGGAGTAGTTACCTTTCAGTATAAATAA
- a CDS encoding flavodoxin domain-containing protein, producing MKTIIVYTSKYGCTEKAAYELKSRLSGETEVVNLMHAKEPSLAPYDTVILGGSIYFGKIQKEMSDFANKYQQELLMKRVGLFICAGMKGEQVAQELTAAYPVDVYNGALAKETFGDEVYVEKLTLLDKFILRMVKGKKHEASGLSTKTIDSFAETMSIKIG from the coding sequence ATGAAGACAATTATCGTGTATACCTCGAAATATGGATGTACAGAGAAGGCAGCTTACGAATTGAAATCCCGGCTGTCAGGAGAGACTGAGGTAGTTAATCTTATGCATGCCAAAGAGCCCTCGCTTGCTCCATATGACACCGTTATCTTGGGCGGGTCCATCTATTTTGGGAAAATTCAGAAGGAAATGTCTGACTTTGCGAATAAGTACCAGCAGGAGCTTTTGATGAAGAGAGTAGGTCTATTCATCTGTGCCGGAATGAAAGGAGAACAAGTGGCACAAGAATTGACTGCAGCCTATCCAGTAGATGTGTATAATGGGGCGCTCGCCAAGGAAACATTTGGAGATGAGGTTTATGTAGAAAAGCTAACCTTACTGGACAAATTCATCCTGCGAATGGTGAAAGGGAAGAAGCACGAAGCTTCGGGTTTGTCGACGAAAACCATAGACAGCTTCGCTGAAACTATGTCAATTAAGATAGGCTGA